One Methylobacterium oryzae DNA window includes the following coding sequences:
- a CDS encoding ATP-binding protein: MAKAVRAGGDREARQRPPAEDVHAAELARLRAEDPAPRPPGWQLSLQAVRRFICGDGATPAKVVCAPALVERAMVTLATSRALLLIGEPGTAKSLLSELLAAAISGRSTLTIQGGASLTEDQIRYGWNYALLVAEGPSPRALVPGALHTGLSEGRIVRFEELTRCPLEVQDSLLSVLSDRVLAVPELTGADGMVYAREGFNLIATANTRDRGVNEMSAALKRRFGFETIFPIADLDAELALVQREATALLARSGVPRAPDPEVLELLVTCFRELREAVDTEGTGMERLSSVMSTAEAVSVAHAIGVKGHFLRGDAGRPEDIVACLAGTAAKDDAEDLARLRRYLDQRVSRRSGAAWREFYAARHLLTPQ, translated from the coding sequence ATGGCGAAGGCGGTGCGGGCGGGCGGTGATCGCGAGGCGCGTCAGAGACCCCCGGCCGAGGACGTCCACGCCGCGGAACTCGCGCGCCTGCGCGCCGAGGATCCGGCGCCGCGGCCGCCGGGCTGGCAGCTCTCGCTCCAGGCCGTCCGGCGCTTCATCTGCGGCGACGGCGCGACGCCCGCCAAGGTGGTCTGCGCCCCGGCGCTCGTGGAGCGGGCCATGGTCACCCTGGCGACCTCCCGCGCCCTGCTGCTGATCGGCGAGCCCGGGACCGCCAAGAGCCTGCTCTCGGAGCTCCTCGCCGCCGCGATCAGCGGGCGCTCGACCCTGACGATCCAGGGCGGCGCGTCGCTGACCGAGGACCAGATCCGCTACGGCTGGAACTACGCGCTGCTCGTCGCCGAGGGGCCGAGCCCGCGCGCCCTGGTGCCGGGCGCCCTCCATACCGGCCTCAGCGAGGGGCGGATAGTCCGCTTCGAGGAGCTGACCCGCTGCCCGCTGGAGGTGCAGGACAGCCTGCTCTCGGTCCTGTCCGACCGGGTGCTCGCGGTGCCCGAACTCACTGGCGCGGACGGGATGGTCTACGCCCGGGAGGGGTTCAACCTGATCGCCACGGCCAATACCCGCGACCGGGGCGTCAACGAGATGTCGGCGGCCCTCAAGCGCCGGTTCGGCTTCGAGACCATCTTCCCGATCGCCGATCTCGACGCCGAGCTCGCCCTGGTGCAGCGCGAGGCCACCGCCCTGCTGGCCCGCTCCGGCGTGCCCCGCGCCCCGGATCCGGAGGTGCTCGAACTCCTCGTGACCTGCTTCCGGGAGCTGCGCGAGGCCGTGGACACCGAGGGCACCGGCATGGAGCGGCTCTCGTCCGTGATGAGCACCGCGGAGGCGGTCAGCGTCGCCCACGCCATCGGCGTGAAGGGCCATTTCCTGCGCGGCGATGCCGGCCGGCCGGAGGACATCGTCGCCTGCCTCGCCGGCACCGCCGCCAAGGACGACGCCGAGGACCTCGCCCGCCTGCGCCGCTACCTCGACCAGCGCGTCAGCCGCCGCTCCGGCGCGGCGTGGCGGGAGTTCTACGCGGCGCGGCACCTCCTCACCCCGCAATGA
- a CDS encoding DUF5682 family protein, translated as MNPATSGPAPDPGRLTVIGVRHHSPACAGLVRRTIAALRPACVLIEGPVDFNPHLPDLALGHDLPVAIFSFRADAAGSAASYTPFCAFSPEWQALEAGRAVGAETLFCDLPAWDPAFGRRANRYADPHGARAEAAERALAAALGVADQDALWDVLAEAAPEAELPARLDRYFALLRPPGTDDPAEEARERFMGAYAAHALRAAGGRPVVLVCGGWHADAVRRHAARADGTRPEPAPPEPDLRTGSYVVPYAYPRLDRFSGYAAGMPAPGYYERVAESGLAPAADWAMTAITAALREAGQVVSTADRVAWRVHAEALARLRAHPAILRADLIDAALAALVKDALDRPPAWAAGRAAPGHPALAAMLRALTGPREGRLAPGTRQPPLVADVAERLRAADLEPGPARRGVDLDWAEPGDRARAHLLHRLVLLGLPGIAREGPDRAGPGLPRERFTLVRHPHWLGALIEASLWGGTLEMAASARITARVEAAPDSLEILAGALSDALFAGLTLEGELLARLSAGIAAAHDAAALGAAGAGIVRLYRFGDAFAPARPALARLCAVLAARALFVVEAVRDPRAGLGAIPLVLACRDLFREVGAEIPGLDDLRAPFSAMLGRRLADPATPPALAGAALGFRVACGAAGSDPEAALAWLRRFGLPATLGDFLAGLFALAREEIAADATLASVEGLVAAWGDDDFLRALPSLRMAFAWFPPRERERIAVAILRRSGLGEARAEVEALAWMRQRARPADQAEALAREARVAARLARHGLT; from the coding sequence ATGAACCCCGCAACGAGCGGTCCCGCGCCGGATCCCGGCCGCCTGACCGTCATCGGCGTGCGCCACCATTCCCCGGCCTGCGCCGGGCTCGTCCGGCGCACGATCGCGGCGCTGCGGCCGGCCTGCGTGCTGATCGAGGGGCCGGTCGACTTCAACCCGCACCTGCCCGACCTCGCCCTCGGCCACGACCTGCCGGTGGCGATCTTCTCGTTCCGGGCCGACGCGGCGGGCAGCGCCGCCTCCTACACGCCGTTCTGCGCCTTCTCGCCGGAATGGCAGGCCCTGGAGGCGGGCCGGGCGGTCGGTGCCGAGACGCTGTTCTGCGACCTGCCGGCCTGGGATCCGGCCTTCGGACGCCGCGCCAACCGCTACGCCGACCCGCACGGGGCGCGCGCCGAGGCGGCCGAGCGGGCGCTGGCCGCCGCCCTCGGCGTCGCCGACCAGGACGCCCTCTGGGACGTCCTCGCCGAGGCGGCGCCCGAGGCGGAGCTGCCGGCCCGGCTCGACCGCTACTTCGCCCTGCTGCGCCCGCCCGGCACGGACGATCCCGCCGAGGAGGCCCGCGAGCGCTTCATGGGCGCCTACGCGGCCCACGCCCTGCGGGCGGCCGGCGGCCGGCCGGTCGTCCTCGTCTGCGGCGGCTGGCACGCGGACGCCGTCCGGCGCCACGCCGCGCGCGCGGACGGGACCCGGCCCGAGCCGGCGCCGCCGGAGCCGGACCTGCGCACCGGCAGCTACGTGGTGCCCTACGCCTATCCCCGGCTCGACCGGTTCTCGGGCTACGCGGCCGGCATGCCTGCGCCGGGCTACTACGAGCGCGTGGCCGAGTCGGGCCTCGCCCCCGCGGCCGACTGGGCGATGACGGCGATCACCGCGGCCCTGCGCGAGGCCGGGCAGGTCGTCTCCACCGCCGACCGCGTCGCCTGGCGGGTCCACGCCGAGGCCCTTGCCCGGCTGCGCGCCCATCCCGCGATCCTGCGCGCCGACCTGATCGACGCGGCCCTCGCGGCCCTGGTGAAGGACGCCCTCGACCGCCCGCCCGCCTGGGCGGCCGGCCGCGCCGCGCCCGGCCACCCGGCGCTCGCCGCGATGCTGCGGGCGCTCACCGGCCCGCGCGAGGGACGCCTCGCCCCCGGCACCCGGCAGCCGCCCCTCGTGGCCGACGTCGCCGAGCGCCTGCGCGCCGCCGACCTGGAGCCGGGGCCGGCCCGCCGCGGCGTCGACCTCGACTGGGCCGAGCCCGGTGACCGGGCGCGGGCGCACCTGCTCCACCGGCTGGTTCTGCTCGGGTTGCCGGGGATCGCCCGCGAGGGCCCGGACCGCGCCGGGCCCGGCCTGCCGCGGGAGCGCTTCACACTCGTGCGCCACCCGCACTGGCTCGGCGCCCTGATCGAGGCTTCGCTCTGGGGCGGGACCCTGGAGATGGCCGCCTCCGCCCGGATCACCGCCCGGGTCGAGGCGGCGCCCGATTCCCTCGAAATCCTCGCCGGGGCCCTGTCCGACGCGCTGTTCGCCGGCCTCACCCTGGAGGGCGAACTGCTCGCCCGCCTGAGCGCGGGCATCGCGGCGGCGCACGACGCCGCCGCCCTGGGCGCCGCCGGGGCCGGGATCGTGCGGCTGTACCGGTTCGGCGACGCCTTCGCGCCGGCGCGGCCGGCCCTGGCCCGCCTCTGCGCCGTCCTGGCGGCCCGGGCGCTCTTCGTCGTCGAGGCCGTCCGGGACCCCCGCGCGGGGCTCGGCGCGATCCCGCTGGTCCTCGCCTGCCGCGACCTGTTCCGCGAGGTCGGCGCGGAGATCCCGGGCCTCGACGACCTGCGCGCCCCGTTCTCCGCCATGCTCGGCCGCCGCCTCGCCGATCCGGCGACGCCGCCGGCCCTCGCGGGGGCGGCGCTCGGCTTCCGGGTCGCCTGCGGCGCGGCCGGATCGGACCCGGAGGCCGCCCTGGCCTGGCTGCGCCGCTTCGGCCTGCCCGCGACGCTCGGCGACTTCCTCGCCGGCCTGTTCGCCCTCGCCCGCGAGGAGATCGCCGCCGACGCGACCCTCGCCTCCGTCGAGGGTCTGGTGGCCGCCTGGGGCGACGACGACTTCCTGCGCGCGCTGCCGTCCCTGCGGATGGCCTTCGCGTGGTTCCCGCCCCGGGAGCGCGAGCGCATCGCCGTCGCGATCCTGCGCCGGAGCGGCCTCGGCGAGGCCCGGGCCGAGGTCGAGGCCCTGGCCTGGATGCGCCAGCGCGCCCGCCCGGCCGATCAGGCCGAGGCCCTGGCCCGCGAGGCGCGGGTCGCCGCGCGGCTCGCCCGCCACGGGTTGACCTGA